One genomic region from Burkholderia latens encodes:
- a CDS encoding TraB/GumN family protein has product MPDGVAARAPRARRSEAGRAHVMRACRNARRWSVRTVTGAALAGACVAASVLVPVDAARAEGRAPASSPIHPSQVPPPGVSLPGFHAPSGPNGTVARGTVRVQPARMPFYVATKGKVTLYVLGTLHTGDPSDYPPAQPFRPPILAALAASPTLALELSPDDLLESQDDVSKYGVCRYPCLQRLLPEPLWQRLAARLRGNPAALTEIRRMRPWLAALVVETYDSLSAGLQTEFGTEAQLQNVFLKKKGGRVIGLETLAEQMRAFTGLTLAEQREMLAQDMVQTPAQNADDIKALHRLWQIGDADAISAWAVAKSERLARSKALSASIDNKILHERNRRFVARMTAIAAPNRPVFVAIGALHLGGQRGVLELLRQQGYRVDAN; this is encoded by the coding sequence ATGCCTGATGGTGTGGCGGCGCGCGCGCCTCGCGCGCGCCGCTCGGAGGCCGGCCGCGCGCACGTGATGCGCGCGTGCCGCAACGCACGTCGCTGGAGCGTGCGCACGGTCACGGGCGCGGCGCTGGCCGGCGCATGCGTGGCCGCCAGCGTGCTGGTCCCGGTCGACGCCGCGCGTGCCGAAGGGCGCGCGCCGGCGAGTTCGCCGATCCATCCGTCGCAGGTCCCGCCGCCCGGCGTGAGCCTGCCGGGGTTTCACGCGCCGTCCGGGCCGAACGGCACGGTCGCGCGCGGCACGGTGCGCGTGCAGCCTGCGCGCATGCCGTTCTATGTCGCGACGAAGGGCAAGGTCACGCTGTACGTGCTCGGCACACTGCATACGGGCGACCCGTCCGACTATCCGCCTGCCCAGCCGTTCCGGCCGCCGATTCTCGCGGCGCTCGCCGCGTCGCCGACGCTCGCGCTGGAGCTGTCGCCGGACGACCTGCTCGAATCGCAGGACGACGTGTCGAAGTACGGCGTGTGCCGGTACCCGTGCCTGCAGCGTCTGCTGCCTGAGCCGCTGTGGCAGCGGCTCGCCGCGCGGCTGCGCGGCAATCCGGCTGCGCTGACGGAGATCCGCCGGATGCGCCCGTGGCTCGCCGCGCTGGTCGTCGAGACCTACGATTCGCTGTCGGCTGGCCTGCAGACGGAGTTCGGCACCGAGGCGCAACTGCAGAACGTGTTCCTGAAGAAGAAGGGCGGCCGCGTGATCGGGCTCGAGACGCTCGCCGAGCAGATGCGCGCGTTCACGGGGCTCACGCTTGCCGAGCAGCGCGAGATGCTCGCGCAGGACATGGTGCAAACCCCTGCGCAGAACGCCGACGACATCAAGGCGCTGCACCGGCTGTGGCAAATTGGCGACGCCGACGCGATCTCCGCGTGGGCGGTTGCGAAGAGCGAGCGGCTTGCCCGTTCGAAGGCGCTGTCGGCGTCGATCGACAACAAGATCCTGCACGAGCGCAACCGGCGCTTCGTTGCACGGATGACGGCAATCGCCGCGCCGAACCGGCCGGTATTCGTGGCGATCGGCGCGCTGCATTTGGGCGGCCAGCGCGGCGTGCTCGAATTGTTGCGCCAGCAAGGATACCGCGTCGACGCGAACTGA
- a CDS encoding ABC transporter permease subunit → MSNLQNTLPTESAPAGGRALALREFWANFSRNRGAVGAGIVVLLLILVAIFAPLIAPHSPVEQYRDYVKIPPAWLAGGNWQFILGTDEAGRDILSRLMFGARMSFWIGFVSVVLALIPGIVLGLIAAFFQKWADTPVMRIMDVLLALPSLLLAVAVVAIIGPGLTNTMFAIAIVALPAYVRLTRASALGELQKEYVTASRVAGAGTLRLMFSQVLPNCTAPLIVQATLGFSSAILDAAALGFLGLGVQPPTAEWGAMLASARDYIDNAWWIVTMPGLSILISVLAINLLGDGLRDALDPKLKRMA, encoded by the coding sequence ATGAGCAATCTGCAAAATACTCTGCCGACCGAATCCGCGCCGGCCGGCGGCCGTGCGCTCGCGCTGCGCGAGTTCTGGGCCAACTTCTCGCGCAACCGCGGCGCCGTCGGCGCCGGCATCGTCGTGCTGCTGCTGATCCTGGTCGCGATCTTCGCGCCGCTGATCGCGCCGCACAGCCCGGTCGAGCAGTACCGCGACTACGTGAAAATCCCGCCCGCGTGGCTCGCCGGCGGCAACTGGCAGTTCATCCTCGGCACCGACGAAGCGGGTCGCGACATCCTGTCGCGGCTGATGTTCGGCGCGCGGATGTCGTTCTGGATCGGCTTCGTGTCGGTCGTGCTCGCGCTGATCCCCGGCATCGTGCTCGGGCTGATCGCCGCGTTCTTCCAGAAGTGGGCCGACACGCCGGTGATGCGCATCATGGACGTGCTGCTCGCGCTGCCGTCGCTGCTGCTCGCAGTCGCGGTCGTCGCGATCATCGGGCCGGGCCTCACCAACACGATGTTCGCGATCGCGATCGTCGCGCTGCCGGCCTATGTGCGTCTCACGCGCGCGTCGGCGCTCGGCGAGCTGCAAAAGGAGTACGTGACGGCGTCGCGCGTGGCCGGCGCCGGCACGCTGCGCCTGATGTTCTCGCAAGTGCTGCCGAACTGCACGGCGCCGCTGATCGTGCAGGCGACGCTCGGCTTCTCGTCGGCCATTCTCGATGCGGCCGCGCTCGGCTTCCTCGGCCTCGGCGTGCAGCCGCCGACCGCCGAGTGGGGCGCGATGCTCGCGTCCGCGCGCGACTACATCGACAACGCGTGGTGGATCGTGACGATGCCCGGCCTGTCGATCCTGATTTCGGTGCTCGCGATCAACCTGCTCGGCGACGGGCTGCGCGACGCGCTGGATCCCAAACTGAAGCGGATGGCATGA
- a CDS encoding ABC transporter ATP-binding protein codes for MSQDLLTIRNLAVNFNGLPAVDRINLSIAPGEVVGVVGESGSGKSVTMMALMGLIDAPGKVTADEITFNGVDLLKASPKARRAIVGKDIAMVFQDALTSLNPSYTVGYQIKEVLKLHEGLRGDALHRRALELLDQVGIPDAKNRIAAFPHQMSGGMNQRVMIAMAVACNPKLLIADEPTTALDVTIQAQIMDLLVKLQKERGMALVLISHDLAVVSEVAQRVAVMYAGEVIETNRVPDIFREPHHPYTEALLAAIPEHNKGARRLAALPGMVPGRDDRPSGCLFAPRCKYVVDDCRKARPALDTLVAGNDAMRARCIKPLNVSNLDLTGGAR; via the coding sequence ATGAGCCAAGATCTACTGACTATCCGCAATCTCGCGGTGAACTTCAACGGCCTGCCCGCAGTCGACCGGATCAACCTGTCGATCGCGCCGGGCGAGGTGGTGGGCGTCGTCGGCGAATCGGGCTCGGGCAAGAGCGTGACGATGATGGCGCTGATGGGCCTGATCGACGCACCGGGCAAGGTGACCGCCGACGAGATCACGTTCAACGGCGTGGATTTGCTGAAGGCGTCGCCGAAGGCGCGCCGCGCGATCGTCGGCAAGGACATCGCGATGGTGTTCCAGGACGCGCTGACGAGCCTGAACCCGAGCTACACGGTCGGCTACCAGATCAAGGAGGTGCTGAAGCTGCACGAAGGCCTGCGCGGCGACGCGCTGCACCGGCGCGCGCTCGAACTGCTCGACCAGGTCGGCATTCCGGATGCGAAGAATCGCATCGCGGCGTTCCCGCACCAGATGTCGGGCGGCATGAACCAGCGCGTGATGATCGCGATGGCGGTCGCATGCAATCCGAAGCTGTTGATCGCGGACGAGCCGACCACCGCGCTCGACGTGACGATCCAGGCGCAGATCATGGATCTGCTGGTAAAACTCCAGAAGGAGCGCGGGATGGCGCTCGTGCTGATCTCGCACGACCTGGCCGTGGTGTCGGAAGTCGCGCAGCGCGTCGCGGTGATGTACGCGGGCGAGGTCATCGAGACCAATCGCGTGCCGGACATCTTCCGCGAACCACATCATCCGTACACCGAAGCGCTGCTTGCCGCAATTCCCGAGCACAATAAGGGTGCGCGGCGCCTTGCCGCATTGCCGGGCATGGTGCCGGGCCGCGATGATCGCCCGTCCGGCTGCCTGTTCGCGCCGCGCTGCAAGTACGTCGTCGACGATTGCCGCAAGGCGCGTCCGGCGCTCGACACGCTGGTTGCCGGCAACGATGCGATGCGCGCGCGCTGCATCAAGCCGCTCAATGTTTCCAACCTCGACCTGACTGGAGGCGCACGATGA
- a CDS encoding peptide ABC transporter ATP-binding protein — MNAVHETRAASHDEEAVLVADQLAKHYTVKRGMFGQGTVKALNGVSFTLRRGKTLAVVGESGCGKSTLARQLTMIETPTSGHLTIDGKDVAGANRETVADLRRRVQMVFQNPFASLNPRKTVEQTLSEPLEINANLSAAERAARIAQIMRTVGLRPEHAKRYPHMFSGGQRQRVAIARAMILDPRIVVADEPVSALDVSIQAQILNLFMDLQEQFKTSYVFISHNLAVVEHVADDVMVMYFGSVAELGDKATIYARPRHPYTRALMSATPAIFEEDRRVQIKLQGELPSPLNPPPGCAFHQRCPYAVERCRVEEPQLRDVDGRRVACHRAEEVGEANA; from the coding sequence ATGAATGCTGTCCACGAAACGCGTGCTGCTTCGCACGACGAGGAAGCGGTGCTGGTGGCCGACCAGCTCGCGAAGCACTACACGGTCAAGCGCGGAATGTTCGGGCAGGGCACGGTGAAGGCGCTGAACGGCGTGTCGTTTACGCTCAGGCGCGGCAAGACGCTCGCCGTGGTCGGCGAGTCGGGCTGCGGGAAATCGACGCTCGCGCGCCAGCTCACGATGATCGAGACGCCGACGTCGGGGCATCTGACGATCGACGGCAAGGACGTCGCCGGCGCGAACCGCGAGACGGTCGCCGATCTGCGCCGACGCGTACAGATGGTGTTCCAGAATCCGTTCGCGTCGCTGAATCCGCGCAAGACCGTCGAGCAGACGCTGTCGGAGCCGCTCGAGATCAACGCGAACCTGAGCGCCGCGGAGCGTGCCGCGCGCATCGCGCAGATCATGCGCACGGTCGGCCTGCGGCCCGAGCATGCGAAGCGCTATCCGCACATGTTCTCGGGCGGGCAGCGCCAGCGTGTCGCGATCGCGCGCGCAATGATCCTCGATCCGCGGATCGTCGTCGCCGACGAGCCGGTGTCCGCGCTCGACGTGTCGATCCAGGCGCAGATCCTGAATCTGTTCATGGATCTGCAGGAGCAGTTCAAGACGAGCTACGTGTTCATCTCGCACAACCTGGCGGTGGTCGAGCACGTCGCGGACGACGTGATGGTGATGTATTTCGGCAGCGTCGCCGAGCTCGGCGACAAGGCGACGATTTACGCGCGGCCGCGGCATCCGTACACGCGCGCGCTGATGTCGGCGACGCCGGCGATCTTCGAGGAAGACCGCCGCGTACAGATCAAGCTGCAGGGCGAGCTGCCGTCGCCGCTCAATCCGCCGCCGGGCTGCGCGTTTCACCAGCGCTGCCCGTATGCGGTCGAGCGCTGCCGTGTCGAGGAACCGCAGCTGCGCGACGTCGACGGACGCCGCGTGGCCTGCCATCGCGCCGAGGAGGTGGGGGAGGCGAATGCCTGA